A stretch of the Capsicum annuum cultivar UCD-10X-F1 chromosome 8, UCD10Xv1.1, whole genome shotgun sequence genome encodes the following:
- the LOC107839348 gene encoding protein LEAD-SENSITIVE 1 isoform X3, which translates to MGLLTNRVERSEIKPGDHIYTYRAVFAYSHHGIFVGGSKVVHFTWVDGSSDAADEISGLSSSCPFFPDCGFRLPNSGVVLSCLNCFLRNGSLYNFEYGVSSSVFLSKVRGGTCTTAVSDPPEMVIHRAMHLLQNGFGNYDVFQNNCEDFALYCKTGLLTLDRLGVGRSGQASSVVGAPLAALLSSPLKLLIPSPVGVATVTAGMYCMSRYATDIGVRSDVIKVAVEDLAVNLGWGSSNEGAIVEHDDSNNRIHSSFSTLEELVPNLMQASLRGFLRNSGVCGTSKIRMIKFKCYLSRKDISMTHSDS; encoded by the exons GTATTTTCGTTGGTGGAAGCAAAGTGGTTCATTTTACATGGGTCGATGGCTCTTCTGATGCAGCTGATGAAATATCAGGCCTTTCATCATCCTGTCCATTCTTTCCCGACTGTGGATTTAGGCTTCCTAACAGTGGTGTTGTTCTTTCTTGTCTGAATTGCTTTCTCCGCAATGGTTCACTCTACAACTTTGAATATGGAGTAAGCTCTTCCGTGTTCCTTTCCAAAGTGAGAGGGGGAACTTGCACTACTGCTGTGTCAGACCCTCCAGAGATGGTTATCCACCGAGCAATGCATCTTCTCCAGAATGGATTTGGCAACTATGATGTGTTCCAAAACAATTGTGAGGATTTTGCGTTGTATTGCAAAACAGGTCTTTTGACACTTGATAGATTGGGAGTTGGAAGAAGTGGACAAGCTTCTTCTGTTGTTGGTGCTCCTTTAGCTGCGCTTCTTTCCTCCCCCCTGAAGTTGCTAATTCCTAGTCCTGTTGGCGTCGCCACTGTTACAGCAGGAATGTACTGTATGAGCAGATACGCTACTGACATTGGTGTTCGAAGTGATGTCATAAAAGTTGCAGTCGAAGACTTAGCTGTAAACCTTGGCTGGGGAAGCAGCAATGAAGGAGCTATTGTGGAACATGATGATTCTAATAACAGAATTCACAG CTCTTTTAGCACCTTGGAGGAGCTAGTACCTAATCTCATGCAGGCATCGTTGAGAGGCTTCTTAAGGAACTCAGGAGTCTGTGGCACAAGCAAAATAAGAATGATTAAATTCAAATGCTATCTTAGCAGAAAAGATATCAGCATGACTCATTCCGATAGCTAG
- the LOC107879271 gene encoding aluminum-activated malate transporter 10, giving the protein MVKENEVPTSLEWRVNMPDGSSRILAPESRQTSKFISRLQGLVMGIVLNIRGFLDKAWSLAVNEPKKVVHCFKVGLALSLVSVFYYMRPLYDGVGGNAMWAVMTVVVVFEYTVGSTLSKCVNRAIGTCLAGSLGIGVHWVASHAGDKFEPVILQASVFLLAAATTFSRFIPTIKARFDYGAMIFILTFSLVSVSGYRVDKLVELAHERISTIAIGTSICVFITMVLCPVWAGTELHHLISNNLEKLADSLEGYAAENFRVVGSKNVHEKDSSKRLQGYKCVLNSKVAEETMVCNQLSLILIDLACSDLSPV; this is encoded by the exons ATGGTTAAGGAAAATGAGGTGCCTACAAGTTTGGAATGGAGAGTCAACATGCCTGATGGCTCGTCGCGAATTTTAGCGCCAGAGTCCAGGCAAACAAGCAAGTTTATCAGTAGATTGCAAGGCTTAGTTATGGGGATTGTTTTGAACATCAGGGGTTTTCTTGACAAGGCATGGAGTTTGGCTGTAAATGAACCAAAAAAAGTTGTTCATTGCTTCAAAGTGGGATTGGCTCTTTCCCTTGTGTCAGTGTTTTATTACATGAGGCCTCTTTATGATGGTGTTGGAGGGAATGCTATGTGGGCAGTTATGACAGTTGTTGTAGTTTTTGAGTACACAGTAG GTTCTACACTTAGCAAGTGTGTAAATAGAGCTATTGGAACATGTCTTGCTGGATCTTTAGGAATTGGTGTTCACTGGGTTGCAAGTCATGCTGGGGATAAATTTGAACCTGTTATTCTCCAAGCTTCAGTTTTTCTCTTGG CTGCTGCAACAACTTTTTCTCGATTTATACCTACCATAAAAGCACGATTTGATTATGGTGCAATGATCTTCATCCTTACCTTCAGCTTAGTGTCGGTCTCAGGCTATCGTGTTGATAAGTTGGTTGAATTGGCTCATGAAAGGATCTCCACTATTGCTATTGGGACCTCCATTTGTGTTTTCATTACCATGGTTCTCTGCCCTGTATGGGCCGGTACTGAGCTGCACCATCTTATTAGTAACAACCTGGAAAAACTTGCTGATTCCTTGGAAG GATATGCAGCTGAGAACTTCAGAGTAGTTGGCAGTAAAAATGTACATGAGAAAGATTCCAGTAAAAGATTGCAAGGCTACAAATGTGTACTTAATTCTAAGGTTGCTGAAGAAACCATGGTTTGTAATCAGCTTTCTCTGATACTGATTGATCTAGCATGTTCAGATCTCTCTCCTGTTTAg